Sequence from the Ictalurus furcatus strain D&B chromosome 29, Billie_1.0, whole genome shotgun sequence genome:
aagcaaaggttcagatacttttgccacttacaaatatgaaatattggatcattttcttcaatatataaatgaaaatctgatgatgtttatgttatatttatgcagatatatagaaaattctaaatgttTCACAaattaatacagtataatattatacagcaccactgtatatgcaCATTGTATTTATCAAGCCAGTTCAATCCAGGAataaaaccctaaccctaattaGCCTTAGCTAATGTCTTCCTGCTTTTTGTGAAAGGGGCTTAATTTAcaatcagtaaataaaatcgGTGTGTGATCAGAGACAGACTTCTTTCTTGTACACTTTCTTTCATACTTTAATTATGTTTAAGAGTTTATACGGTTCTACTATAACTTGAGTGAATACATTGAAGCAGTGCttgtggtttagtggttagcatgtttgccttgcacctctggggttggaggttcgaatccCTCCTCTGCCTCTGTTTTcatattctccctgtgtttcaggGGTTTATTCTAGgcactctagtttcctcccccagtccaaagacatgtgttgtgtttgcaatgggttggtaccctATCCAGGCTGTCCCCTGCCATGTTCCCCGAGCTTCATGAAGCTTCGTCGGTTACAAATTGTGACCAAGTCCCTTGAAGCCTTTCTCCACAAGGCAATGTCAAGAGGATATCAACACATAAATGTAAGTTAAACTGCATGTGAACGAAGTTAAATGTTGCTGAGATTTGCCGATTAAGGATCAAGTTATTTCAGGAGTTTGTTCGTTCTCTGACATAACCGTgagactagctagctagcaagctaacattAGAGATGTCTGTATATAACCAGATTTtgttgagggtttttttgtgattgatgtggaataaaacgcttgattttgttgcGGGAATTTTTCTAATTTTGTGATGAACTTGCAGAGtctgttgtgcttttttgtggtaaactacttgaattggcgaaaatgcaagtgcacaaaattgttttgcatggtctttcgcagtgatgtttgttggtaaatttgGACCTTTTAGgctgggctttggctgaatgcatgttgtgatggtgtaacatgatgcgtcttggcccaaatctgcagaaaatctgtggtaattttgaaaacttgcaagctcctccgaatattgtggagtttgcttgattttgtgttaaattCTGCTATCGtaaaattgtgaaatcctggagggactgtataaCAGTGGCTTGCAGAGTCAAACAGCTACACTATAGTTCAGAATTAGCAAATAACAAAACGCTAAAAATCTTGCACCTGAATAAAAGTAGAGGTTTTCTATGTATATTTCTACTTGAGTTAAAGCAGAAAAACCTATAAAGGAACTGTGAGTTATTGCAGTTAATGGACATTTtttactactagtactactactaaaatTAATAATAGCATTATTACAGTATAACAGCACTAGCTCACTGTTAGTTTACTACATTTACAAGCAAGCGCGGAATtgatattcacaaaaataggGAATACGAGCTGCTACTTACTTTTGTGTTGCAAAAATCAGGTGGACAGACAACAAAAATCTGACAATGCTTTGACACCATGAACATAACTTGTAAGCACCACTCTCTCATGACACTCACCTCTCGTCCAGTGAGCACATGCCGTGCCAGTTTGACCTTGGCGAAGTTCCCCTTGCCGATGGTCTTGTGTAGGCGGTAGTTGCCGATATGCGGATGCTCGTCCACACTGGAGCTCAGTGAGTTCCTGCAGCGAGGCAGGTTCTGGCGGCTCGCCAATTTGGTAGAAAAGCCATCCAGGGATGTGTGCTGCATAGAAAGCAGTTTGGTTAGCACCATCAGCATCGTTATACATACTCACTTCTAACGTGCTGTGCAAGCTTCTCAGTCTGGATAACTGTAATTGCACAGTAAGTCTCCAAATTAATAATATTACTTGTGCCATGTAGTATGGCTTAATGTCTCTTCTGGAACTAAAGCTTTATGACAGAAATGTACATTAGGAATGCATTCAAATCTAAAAAGACTCTCTCATAACAATTTATGTTGTCCATCCTGACAGAAATATGCAGTGCTATTCGATACAACTGCGCAAATGAGTTAGACTGCATCACAAAGAGACAGTGTGTAAGCTGAATCTGAGAGCCTGTACACTGCAGCCAAGGCTACTAAGTGCTCTGTGGCTCCAATAATCTCTGATAATGGCCGCCTGAGAGCTCAAGTGCTGGCTTGCCCAAATTTAAAACACTACAGGGAGAGACACCTGGCATATCTGGGCAGTAAATGAAGTAAATAGAGGAAGTATAGACAGTAGAAGTGCACTGATCCGAATTTTTAAAGACTGATTTGGGAACCAACTATTTTATCCGAGTACCACaatgaatatgaaatgaatTTCAAAAATATGGATTCAACCCTAACCTCTGCACAACGTTACCACCTGCACTGATGATCAGGAACTATACAGCGTGATAAAAACAGCACAgcctgctgctcatgctgcatcgcAGGGCAGCGTAACTACCTCGTGACTACTTCATAACTgctctcgattctgattgggcagaaggtgtggattcattttcaataacggcagctctgactgtatgtttagctgcaaatcacaggttaatatttatgcactcattttaatacattagtattaaatactaattattaatatataattaataattagtattaatatataactatattaaTATATAGTGCCTCTATAATAACAAGTTACACAATGTGGTGGACAAGCTACATAATCTAAACCTAAAAacaatcagattttaaaaagtactgaCGTGTAgagatttatttagcattttggaaggaatctccagtgtcagcactttgtaatagtcagagaTAAAAATGGAGGTTTAAGTTTTCTGCCAATGGAATGTTttcaagagagagatagagaactttttgttttgtgctttCTCAGGatcaagctgcattttttgtcttattgcaagtgtttgatatccatgagagcagagtatttttgtgatttccaAGAGGAAGTGAGGGAATTACTCACGGACATGTTTCATGGACATCCCACATGATACACGATACATTTCAATTAAATTCGATTCttagaatattttgaacaaaattttaaTGACTAAAAATGATGactaaaaacaacacaaaacagtgggcatgtctgtataaaactaaGTAAGTCTACAAACAGAGGTTTAATAAAATTGCTAtgaacagaggtttaatattataaacaaaatgtaacagAAGACCACcctatcttaaaaaaaaaaaaatacatttctccaAAAAATGCACGTGAATTGCATTAGATATTACATAATTAATAGAATGCTGATTTCCACAATATGAATCAGTAGCAAATTCCTTTGGTATAGGAGGCATAAAACAATTCAGTATGCTGTTGTAGGACAGTAACCTCTGGGTGGTAACGGCCCGCcacaccctgtcattgattattttcctttaaagggGCGTGCaatcatgttttattaattaattatagcATTATATACCAAATAGCCAtgatacactacatggccaaaagtatgtagaaacctgaccatcacacccatgtgtggttCCAATGTTGGAGGCACACAGTTATTATAGGATCTTTGTTTGCCCaagttggagtagaagaactcgagtgtcctgcacagagctctgacctcaacccctctaAACACCTTTGGCGAGAACTGGAACagtgactgcaccccaggcctcctcacccgacatcagtgcaTGAACTcattgtggctgaatgggcaaatccccaccaCCATGCTCTAAAATCTGGTGGAAAtccttcctagaagagtggaggttattatagctGGGTAGACCAATGCCATGTTAATTCCCATTTTatggaacgggatgttcagcATGCACATGTGGGTGtaaatggtcaggtgtccacatacttttggccattaGATATGTTCAGGCTGGACTGCTCAtgaattatacagtatgtggtgaATTATATGTGGTTATTTATGTGGCATTATATATTGGACCTGATGTAGCCctgctgtgtgttttcattcaagttgatgcacttttatttattttagacagATATAGAGAGCCAATTTAAATCAAATCCCCTCctgggttattttttcccccaaagttAGATCATACAAGCCTGACAAACTATAGAAAACTAGTGGTGGAACAAGAATGGAAGGCGAATAAGATGCTCCGGTGCCACCAGGAATGCCTGGGCAGCTGGCGCTATCTGTCTTTGGCGTTGAGAACAAAATCTGGTTCGGGTTACTCGGCCGCCATCACACTCCTGTTACGCTGTAATGCTACACTGCGCATTAATGAAGTGCAAAGTTCGGCATGTTATAACAGGTTTATGACAGTATCACtgtattgtaaaaaataaacatctttaaaGATACGTTTCTTAGTAATAGCTGTTTTCATTacggtaaataaatatattacaataaatTAGGCAACTACAACAAATGAATCAAGATAAAGAAGAAGTTAAACAACATATTGTGTCTTCCATGACGCTCTCAAAATACTAAAACACTGGCCAggttctcaataaataaaagaccaaTCACAATCTAAATGTAGAAAATGAACAGTATTGTGATTAATAACATTATGGTATGTATTGCTGCAGTCATACACACTTCACTGAtcaggtatgtgtgtgttgtagacatgtgtgtgtatgttagacatgcatgccgtgtgtgtgtgctaaagagagacagagaggcaagAAAGACACAGGCTGTCTGTGATGACAGTGAAATGTGAGAATCCACGGCTTCCTTTGGGAGCATTAATGACCCCtgacaacagagagagagggagagagacagacagacagagctagagacagacagagagagagagagagagagagacaaagagagagagacagacagacagagacagagagagagagagactggattTAATTTAGGGTAGACTCTGTAAATCAGCATAGTCGATGTCTAATGTTAATATTCTGATGCTGATTGTCCGAGTTAATATCAGTCATTAGATATttcagtgtgttagtgtgtatacagatgcatctcaaaaaatttgaatatcgtggaaaagttttttcCCGTTATTCAATTCataaagtggaactttcatatattccagattcattacacataagtgaaatatttcaagccttttttaaaaaaaaaatcttgatgattatgacttacagctcatggaaatcaaaaatccagtatctcaaaatattagaataaagaatttataatacagaaatgtcgacctgagaagactctattcagtgaattaactcaaaacatctgtaaagctttcctgagtctttaatctctcagtctggttcagtacagaaccacaatcatggggaagatgaaaataaatgctgcaTTTCACTTGGAAATCAAGGtaccagagtctggaggaagattGGAGAAGCAAAGAATCCacgttgcttgaagtccagtgtgacgtttccacagtcagagatgatttgaggtgccacgtcatctgctggtgttggtccactgtgttttctcaagtcgagagtcacagcagcgtctaccaggagattttagagcacttcatccttccatctgctgacaagctttatggagatgctgatttccttttccagcaggacttggcacctgcccacagtgccaaaactactagtaactggtctGCTGACCAtagtattactgtgcttgattggccagccaactcgcttgacctgaaccccatagagaatctatgagagacaccagctccagcaatacagacgagctgaagaccgctatcaaagcaacctgggcttccagaacacctcagcagtgccacaggctgattgcctccatgccacaccacatcgatgcagtaattcgtaaaaaaaaaaaggagcccAGAGCAAGTACTGAGTggataaattaacatacttttcagaaggtcgacatttctgtattataaattctatattctaatattttgagacactggatttttgatttccatgagctgtaagccataaacattgatattaaaaaaaaaaaaagacttgaaatatttcactttatgtgtaatgaatctagattATATGAACGTTCCAAtttttgaattgaattacagggaaaaaatgaacttttccacgatattcaaattttttgaaatgcacctgtgtatatattttttagatacACTGCTGCTTTATATTTGCCTATGCCACAAAATAATCGTTGCtttctataaacaaatatatattacaatGTGTTCACCGGGTGTCACGCAGATATCTGGGTTTGCATGGAAGGAAACATGCTTAAACCTCGTTTGTGCCTCATTATGTTCATTTAACTGCCTGGATGAGAGTTTTATTGTAGAGGAAACATTACAGACACTGTACTGAGAAACttccatcatcaataatgaTTTTTATAAAGAATTTCTGCTACTACTTAttataagtaaagaataaaacactaggggtgtgtgctgttataggaaagtaattcACAAcgtggtggtgtggtgtgttctGATACAAAGAGGAGCTACAGTAAAGTTGATCATTTTTCTATATTAACATGTCTTTCCTATAAtaccatgttttattcctcctgtaTCACAATGATTTGCCAACAACTGCAATTCTAATTTGTgaatgatgtttgtttgttttttaccttGTATAGTTACAGTTAAAATTTGGAATagtcgttctctcaccagcctctctttaacttaacaagaaaaaaaacacccagcCTGTCACATTACTGAGAAATCCATAGTCCTAAAGGCTTTC
This genomic interval carries:
- the LOC128604158 gene encoding serine/threonine-protein kinase MARK1-like produces the protein MSIRMPLPTVNERETENHTSLDGFSTKLASRQNLPRCRNSLSSSVDEHPHIGNYRLHKTIGKGNFAKVKLARHVLTGREVAVKIIDKTQLNPTSLQKVRFLKTVQPKINASFYSLETSA